GCATTCCTCACAAGTAAATAAGCCGAGCCTCAACAGTTGGCTCAGCATATTTTACGTATGTCATCTAAGTAACAGTATTACTTAGTAAAAATAATATTATAAATTCCAAACCCTGACCGACTATCTGAAATTAGAAATTTAACAGTTGTTGCATCAGTAATATCATACTCATAATGATGTGAAGTTATATCAGCACGTATATTTTCTTGATATTTTTGCACACCACTCAATTCAACTTTCATTTTAGCGTCTTCTAGAGAGCTTGTGGATTCGTCTAACTTACCGATATCAAATTCCATTTTAGTAAACTTTGTATCCGTATTTAATAAAGCTATATTATCTCCGAAACTATATTCTTTAAAAATAAAGCCATCATTTATGATTTTCCCACCTACATGGTAGTCTTCGTCAGTATTTTCAAGCGAGGTATAGTTCTCCCCACCATATAATATACTGTATTGTTCTGATAAAGCTTGTTTTGTAACCTTTTGATCAGATTTAGATCCAATGTAAATGGTTTTAGCATCTTCATCATAGTTTAATTCTTGATCAATGAGACTTTTCAATATATCTTCATTATAGTAGATTGAATCATTAACAGCTGCAATTACATTATTACCTTTGTTAGTTGGCAAACCATCTACAACTAAAGATATTTTGCTTAATTCTGCGTATTTCTTTTGTGCTAAGTCTTTATTTTTTTCAGATAATTTACCTTGTTCTTGTGCTTGATTAGCTATTGTATATTTTAATTCACTATTTTCTTTTTTTAATTTTTCAATTTCGGATATCTTTTCTTCATATCCTGGGAATATGACCGGAATTCGCTCTTCAGGGCCTAGATAAGGAAATGCTGCAATAACGATACCAGCATAAGCAACTAGAAGAGGTGAGAAATCTTTTATAATTCCCAACGTAGTTTGCTCTTTTTTATTAACATTCTTTAAATTAAATTTCCAAAATAGAACTCCTGAAATAACGATAACGAATAATATAATTACTAATAGTACAACTAAAAATATATTCAATGTAAATTCTCCTTTTATCTCTATGTAATATCTTCTATATTGTACTCTATTAAAACTTACGCTTAAAGAATGCTAGAACATTCAATATAGACACTCACATAGTTATCATATCCTAAATCATAGTCAAGAACAGCCCTCCTATAATATGGTATCACGGACTCGATTTATTGTAAACGTTTTTTTACAATATATTCATATATATAGACAAATACTTGTTCAATTTATCGTTTTTATGCTAGAATGATGACAGGAATCCTTGAATGGAGGTGTTGTGTCATGCGTTATATTGTGACATTTTTCTGGGTGTTTATTTTAGCTCAAATGTCTGAGTATGTTGCTGCTTCTGTTATTGCAACGACTTACGATTTCACAATGGGAACTATTATGGCGGTCGCTATTTCCATCGCGATTTTCATTATTCCTGTATTGATGCCCAAAGAAAGCGAAACTTACGATATCAAATAAAAAAAGTATGTTGACCAAAAAACTGGCCAACATACTTTTTTTATTTATTCACCTAGATAATATTTGTTCGTTGGTTTTAATTCATCATCCAATTCGTACACTAATGGTACGCCGGTTGGAATCTCAACTTCCATGATATCATCGTCACTGATACCTTCTAAAAATTTGACTAAAGCGCGTAAACTGTTACCATGTGCTGCGATGACGACGCGTTTGCCACTTTTTATTTCTGGTGCGATTGTGTCCATCCAATATGGGATAACGCGTTCTAGGGTTACTTTTAGATTTTCGCCTGTTGGAATTGTGCTCGTATCTAATAACTGATAGCGGCGATCATTTTTTGCTTGGCGTTCGTCACCTTCTTCTAGTAATGGTGGTAATGTGTCATAGCTACGACGCCATAGTTGGACTTGGTCTGCCCCGTATTTTTTGGCTGTTTCTTCTTTGTTTAGGCCTTGTAATGCGCCGTAATGTCTTTCGTTTAAGCGCCATGATTTGTACACGGGAACCCACAATTGATCGGAACCTGCTAAGGCGAAATCCAGTGTTCGGATAGCGCGGGTTAGGACTGATGTGAAGGCCACGTCGAATTCAAGTCCTGCTTCTTTAATTAGCTCGCCTGCTCTTTTTGCCTCTTCAACGCCTTGTTCTGATAAGTCGACATCATGCCAACCTGTAAATAGGTTTAACTTGTTCCACTCACTTTGTCCGTGACGAATTAATACTAATTTCATTTCTTTCATCCTCTCCGCATTTCATTTCCATACCACTTGCATTTTTCCCTATTTTCTTAAGTATAAAACGCTTTGCTCGGAAAAGAAAGTCTGAGCAAA
The sequence above is drawn from the Listeria weihenstephanensis genome and encodes:
- the gpmA gene encoding 2,3-diphosphoglycerate-dependent phosphoglycerate mutase; this translates as MKLVLIRHGQSEWNKLNLFTGWHDVDLSEQGVEEAKRAGELIKEAGLEFDVAFTSVLTRAIRTLDFALAGSDQLWVPVYKSWRLNERHYGALQGLNKEETAKKYGADQVQLWRRSYDTLPPLLEEGDERQAKNDRRYQLLDTSTIPTGENLKVTLERVIPYWMDTIAPEIKSGKRVVIAAHGNSLRALVKFLEGISDDDIMEVEIPTGVPLVYELDDELKPTNKYYLGE
- a CDS encoding YjzD family protein: MRYIVTFFWVFILAQMSEYVAASVIATTYDFTMGTIMAVAISIAIFIIPVLMPKESETYDIK